One genomic window of Eggerthella timonensis includes the following:
- a CDS encoding FAD-dependent oxidoreductase, with the protein MSEKRMGITPEGMSRRAFLRTGGLAAGGLGMMAALGGCAPQTAATASGSEANAATGEPRTTVELPVPEAAAPDTTTYECDVLVIGGGFAGLNAAMAAKEAGASVVLVDKGCPGYSGLSPWPSSHRWFDPDMGDDADAFKKSIMIGSEYVSNQDWYQMWIDHSKEAYERLAGWGLMDRFDRCVDTEYWDDLDFQGYHEANLDKDRHARWLPLLEQNGIEVVSYTMVVDVARDGDRVTGAVGFHVPSGAVMTFHAKSVVMAMGGGCYKPTGYPVGGDTFDGEYIAYNLGLPIVGKEYDDFHVTASYASGDSFVTNSWDWLENIWLCGGDITADTAVSYAQTKEKTMVMGRVTNTINGLAANDGTNIEDQAAADIGRRGGSLSGKDDDIRIGKMMSPKPKGDCYGAAVGMCSHFSSGVWCGFDDLEGATGIPGLWVAGDGINGCAVTGSAYPVGVGFTSNFTSIQGDIAGKAAAAYAAGAAEAKVLQETIDAVTAEVEAPLAMEKGFSPDWARDQLHAIMAPWWVLISKSEESLNAALVQVQQMRDKVIPKLQATNPHQQRLCLEMKHKVLSAEMKLRASLERKESRGTNYRSDYPYRDDESYLCYIAITKGDDGSMALDKIPVKEEWAGDRSEDYATRYGVRFPGEAKAKGLPEEESSGSWKK; encoded by the coding sequence ATGAGCGAGAAGAGGATGGGGATCACCCCCGAAGGCATGTCGCGCCGCGCGTTCCTGCGCACCGGAGGCCTGGCCGCAGGCGGCCTGGGCATGATGGCGGCCCTCGGAGGCTGCGCGCCGCAGACGGCAGCCACCGCCAGCGGCAGCGAGGCGAACGCCGCGACCGGCGAGCCGCGCACTACGGTCGAGTTGCCCGTACCGGAAGCGGCCGCGCCCGACACCACGACGTACGAGTGCGACGTGCTGGTCATCGGCGGCGGGTTCGCGGGGCTCAACGCGGCGATGGCGGCGAAGGAAGCGGGCGCCAGCGTGGTGCTCGTCGACAAGGGCTGCCCGGGCTATTCGGGCCTGTCGCCCTGGCCGAGCTCGCATCGATGGTTCGACCCCGACATGGGCGACGATGCCGACGCGTTCAAGAAAAGCATCATGATCGGCTCGGAATACGTGAGCAACCAAGACTGGTACCAGATGTGGATCGACCATTCCAAGGAGGCGTACGAGCGCCTGGCGGGATGGGGTCTCATGGACCGGTTCGACCGCTGCGTCGACACCGAGTATTGGGACGACCTGGACTTCCAGGGCTACCACGAGGCGAATCTCGACAAGGATCGCCATGCGCGCTGGCTGCCGTTGCTCGAGCAGAACGGCATCGAGGTGGTCAGCTATACGATGGTGGTAGACGTGGCGCGCGATGGCGACCGGGTGACGGGTGCGGTGGGCTTCCACGTGCCCAGCGGCGCCGTGATGACCTTTCACGCGAAGTCCGTCGTCATGGCGATGGGCGGCGGATGCTACAAACCCACTGGCTACCCGGTGGGCGGCGACACGTTCGATGGCGAGTACATCGCTTACAACCTGGGCCTTCCCATCGTGGGCAAGGAGTACGACGACTTCCATGTGACCGCGTCGTACGCGTCCGGCGACTCCTTCGTCACCAATTCGTGGGACTGGCTCGAGAACATCTGGCTGTGCGGCGGCGACATCACGGCCGATACGGCGGTCAGCTACGCGCAGACGAAAGAGAAGACCATGGTCATGGGTCGCGTGACCAACACCATCAACGGTCTCGCCGCCAACGACGGCACCAACATCGAAGACCAAGCGGCGGCCGACATCGGGCGACGCGGCGGCAGCCTGAGCGGCAAGGACGACGATATCCGCATCGGGAAGATGATGAGTCCCAAGCCGAAGGGCGACTGCTACGGTGCCGCGGTGGGCATGTGCTCCCACTTCTCGTCGGGCGTGTGGTGCGGCTTCGACGACCTCGAAGGCGCCACGGGCATCCCGGGCCTGTGGGTGGCCGGCGACGGCATCAACGGCTGCGCGGTGACGGGTTCCGCATACCCGGTGGGCGTGGGCTTCACCTCGAACTTCACGTCCATCCAGGGCGACATCGCAGGAAAGGCCGCCGCGGCGTACGCCGCCGGCGCCGCCGAGGCAAAGGTGCTGCAGGAGACGATCGACGCCGTGACGGCGGAGGTGGAGGCGCCGCTTGCCATGGAGAAGGGCTTCAGCCCCGACTGGGCCCGCGACCAGCTGCACGCCATCATGGCGCCGTGGTGGGTGCTCATCTCGAAATCCGAGGAATCGCTGAACGCCGCGCTCGTGCAGGTGCAGCAGATGCGCGACAAGGTGATCCCCAAGCTGCAGGCCACGAACCCGCATCAGCAACGCTTGTGCCTGGAGATGAAGCACAAGGTGCTGTCCGCCGAGATGAAGCTGCGCGCCAGCTTGGAGCGCAAGGAGAGCCGCGGCACGAACTACCGCTCCGACTATCCCTACCGCGACGACGAGTCGTACCTGTGCTACATCGCCATCACGAAGGGCGACGACGGTTCGATGGCGCTGGACAAGATTCCCGTGAAAGAAGAGTGGGCCGGCGACCGTTCCGAGGATTACGCCACGCGCTACGGCGTGAGGTTCCCCGGCGAAGCCAAGGCGAAGGGCTTACCCGAAGAAGAGTCGTCCGGCAGCTGGAAGAAATAA
- a CDS encoding 4Fe-4S dicluster domain-containing protein, translated as MSVIRYDLNNCIGCKNCVTVCPMDVFRFDENEMKSVIAYPENCQSCGQCFVGCKGRSLEISFVQASYALAAARAATFDAATPAAVKEATLAQPEKSAEEAAAAAAEGSGSGSWSGSK; from the coding sequence ATGAGCGTCATTCGCTACGATTTGAACAACTGCATCGGGTGCAAGAACTGCGTCACCGTGTGCCCGATGGACGTGTTCCGCTTCGACGAGAACGAGATGAAGTCGGTGATCGCGTATCCCGAGAACTGTCAAAGCTGCGGTCAGTGCTTCGTCGGCTGCAAGGGGCGTTCGCTGGAGATATCGTTCGTCCAGGCGTCGTACGCCTTGGCCGCCGCTCGCGCCGCGACGTTCGACGCCGCCACGCCGGCGGCGGTGAAGGAGGCGACGCTGGCCCAGCCCGAGAAGTCGGCGGAGGAGGCGGCTGCCGCCGCGGCCGAAGGCTCCGGCTCGGGAAGCTGGAGCGGCTCGAAGTAG